The following is a genomic window from Desulfovibrio porci.
GGCCGCCAGAAAAAGCTCGGGCGCGCGTTCCTGCCGGTATTCCTCAAAATTCTTGCCGAAGACGTTGGCCCGGCAATAGCCAACGCCCCGATATTCCGCCGCTGTTTCGCCCGGCGCTCGCCACGCGTCCTGCCCGGGATACACGGCCCAGTCAATGGCCTTGTCGAGCTGTTCGCGGCTTTCGATCATGGGAAAGATCAGGCCCTGCGCCCCGGCTTCCAGCGCGGATTTGATCTGCGTCTTGGTCGCTTCGGGCAGACGGGCGAAGGGCGCGGCCCCGCCGCATTCAATGGCCCGGAAAATGTCCGGCAGGCCGGTGCGGCCGAAGGAGCCGTGCTCCATGTCCACGGCCACCCAGTCATACCCGGCGCGGGCCATGAGTTCGGCTACGTCCGGCGAGGGCAGTTGCAGCCAGGTGCCCACAGTGGGCTTGTCGCGGGCCAGCAGGGCGCGGATGTCATGTACGGTCATAAAATAACGGCTTGCCGCCGTAGGGTTGGGGTTGCGGAACGGTTCAACATAGCGCTTGGCCGCCTTGGGCGCAATATCCCGGCCCGCGCTTCCGGAATTGTGGGGGACACGGACCGACGGCCGACGCCGGACGGATATGAAAACAAGATGCGGCCTCCTCGCGGGAGGGCCTTTTCTTTTCCTTTTCCGCCAAAACGACTATGCTGATTCAAACACAGTCAGCCTCAGGAGAACCCATGTCCTTCAAACGCAATGTCTACCTGAAAATCCTGCCTCTGCCCGAAGCCGTGGCCAAGGTGCTGGACGCCCTGGCCGACCGGTCAGCAGGCCAGGACGACGTCCGCTCGCTTCTGCCGGGCAGGGAATTCTGCCCGGCGCAGGAGGCCGTGGGCCGGGTGCTGCACGAAGCCGTGCACGCCCGCTATTCCTCGCCCACCTGTCACGCGGCGGCCATGGACGGTTTTGCCGTGCGCGCGGCGGACACCTTTGCCGCGCGCGAGGGCGAGCCCCTGCTGCTGCGCGAAGGCGAAACCTGTTTCGCGGTCAATACCGGGCAG
Proteins encoded in this region:
- a CDS encoding HpcH/HpaI aldolase family protein, which produces MTVHDIRALLARDKPTVGTWLQLPSPDVAELMARAGYDWVAVDMEHGSFGRTGLPDIFRAIECGGAAPFARLPEATKTQIKSALEAGAQGLIFPMIESREQLDKAIDWAVYPGQDAWRAPGETAAEYRGVGYCRANVFGKNFEEYRQERAPELFLAAQIEHIRAVDNLDAILTHPRLDAIMVGPYDLSGSMGLTAQFDHPDFKAAMARIQAACQKHKARMGLHIVQPDPAELARQVAAGSRFIAYGIDSVFLWQGAERPGVENQL